GGAAAGGACGTTTTTTCAGCAGGATCGATCCGCTGTCGGCCAGTTTCTGCAGCGTTGCGCTGATGACGGTGCTGACGACGGTGACATCGGCGCCACAGCTTAAAAGGGTCATTACCTTGCGGGTGCCGACGGAACCCCCTCCAACCACTAGACACTTGCGTTTGCGAATGTCAAGGTAGACCGGATAGTATCTCATGGCGTTTTCCTTATCCCTGACCCGGATATTTCACGCTAAAATAGCATTTCATTATCAAAATAGCTACCCTAATCAAAAAACTCAAGGCGGTATCCAGAATTTCCTTGAACGCAGCGTGGGAAGAAAATAATAGGGCTAAAGGCCGATGTTCATCAGGTCCTCGGCCAGCATCAGCGGGCCGGCATAGGTTTTACGGCATTCTTTTTCAATATCGGCATGGTCGCATTCGGGATAAAAGTGGGTCAGGACCAGTTTGCGGACGTTTGCTCGCCGAGCAATCTCGCCGGCCAGCGAGGGCGTAAGATGTCCTTTGACTTTGAGATCGTCGGGGTGGGCCGATTCACAAATCAGAAGATCCGCATCTTTGGCAAGTGAAATCAGACTCTCGCAAAAGTCCGTATCACCGGAATAGACGACCGATCTTCCGCCGGAACTTGTAACCCTGTAAGCGATACTGCCGGCGATATGTTCCACCGGAGACGATCGGATTTTAAAATTATCGAAACCACAGACATCATCTGCGTCGGCGGCAAGCTCGATGATGTTGAAAAATCCGGGCGCAAGCTCAATCCAGGAGCCATAAACCGATTTTAAACGGTTGTAGAAGGTTGAAAAACCTTGGGCGGCCACGATCGTCAGTGGTATTTTGCGTCGAAAGCCGTCACCATATTTATTGGCAAATAAGAAAGGAACCATTTCACCGGCATGGTCCGGATGCAAATGGCTGTAAAAAAGATGAGAAATGTCAAAAATGGTTGTCCCGGCTTCAAGCAGCCGCCGCATGGTGCCGGGACCGGAATCGAAGAGCAGCAGGCTGTTTTTTATTTTCACGAAAACAGAGCATGAACTGCGCCGGAGCGAAGGAACGCAAGTTCCCGAACCTAAGATGGTCACGGAGATTTCAACAGGTTTTGCGGAAGTCATGGTCGGTTTTTTTTATTTTTTCCCGGCCCTCTTTTCAATCTTTTTGATAATCCAGTTTGTAAATTTCTTTTCATCTTGAGGGTCTATCAGCGGCTTTAAACTTTCAAGGGGAATCTCGGCGCGCGCCATGCTTTTATGGCCGCCGGCGGGGCCGAAAGAGCCGAAACTTTCTTTGGCCACTTTTCCGGCGTTTTTGCGAACCCCGTCGTTTCTGAAAATCAGAATCAGGCTGTGATGGTATAAGCCCGAAACAAAACTCCAGTTGACCGAGCTTATTTTCATAAAAAAGTCGGCAATCAGGACGCATATATCCGGATTTACAACCGGGCCGAGATGGGCGAAAACCCTTCCTTTTCGCAAGCGCATGTTGGCAAGCGCGCTTGCGAAAAATTTGAGAAAATCGAGTCGAATTTCAGATTGCTCGATCTTGCGGGCAAGGTGGATATTGGTATGTCGGTAAAGAAACTGAAACGCCCGGACATCTTCAATCAAGGCTTGCCGCTCAAAATTGCTCGTATCTGTTTTTATGGCAAAAAACAAACCGGTTGCCAGCTTGGCGGAAGGTTTGATGCGGGCGGCTCTCAAATATTCGGTCATGATGCTGGCGGTGGCGCCATATTTGGGGCGGATATCCACATAAGGCGCCTGGACGCCGGTTTCCGGATGGTGATCAATAATCACATCGGGTGCAAAGGCGTCAAAAAGTTCATTATGCTTG
This Candidatus Desulfatibia profunda DNA region includes the following protein-coding sequences:
- a CDS encoding MBL fold metallo-hydrolase gives rise to the protein MTSAKPVEISVTILGSGTCVPSLRRSSCSVFVKIKNSLLLFDSGPGTMRRLLEAGTTIFDISHLFYSHLHPDHAGEMVPFLFANKYGDGFRRKIPLTIVAAQGFSTFYNRLKSVYGSWIELAPGFFNIIELAADADDVCGFDNFKIRSSPVEHIAGSIAYRVTSSGGRSVVYSGDTDFCESLISLAKDADLLICESAHPDDLKVKGHLTPSLAGEIARRANVRKLVLTHFYPECDHADIEKECRKTYAGPLMLAEDLMNIGL
- a CDS encoding DHH family phosphoesterase, translated to MPRSAAEKLHRFYDRFLNDDRVLILINADPDAIASAMAVKRLLWHKVASVTISNINVIERPDNLAMIRLLGLGLVHVKEIDPSRFNRCVIVDSQPKHNELFDAFAPDVIIDHHPETGVQAPYVDIRPKYGATASIMTEYLRAARIKPSAKLATGLFFAIKTDTSNFERQALIEDVRAFQFLYRHTNIHLARKIEQSEIRLDFLKFFASALANMRLRKGRVFAHLGPVVNPDICVLIADFFMKISSVNWSFVSGLYHHSLILIFRNDGVRKNAGKVAKESFGSFGPAGGHKSMARAEIPLESLKPLIDPQDEKKFTNWIIKKIEKRAGKK